GCTGCTGTGCTTTTCTGTGCCGCTGATGAGGCTGCTCTTTGTCGGGCCTGCGATGATAAGGCATGCTTTCTTCATTATTCCACTTCTTTCTGCTTTTGGCATTCATGTGTTTTTTGTTTTGgataattaatattgtaaaGATTGAATCTTTTTTAGGTGGGGTTGCTGAAATTTGGATGCTTGATTTTTGTTGTCCTAATCTAGACTTGAACAACCTAGGTTTTATAGTTGCTCCACTCAATTTGATGATGATGTTATTGTTAGGCCAGGAGAAGATTGTTGGTTCATTTTAGATTACTCGGTTCGTTTCCTAGTAGTTAGGTCGACTAAATTAATGATTTCACACGAGATCCTCTATTTTAAATAGTGTTTCATATATTATCCCTATGTTTACAATGTTATTGGAATGGACTAGGGACTGTTTAATTTCATTGTGTGTATCTCTGTATATGACATAACCAAATTTATCAacaaatacatacatatatattggagattctggattttttttttttattattctttttatgATAAGATTCCTGATTTCTTGAAAATCTACATAAGTATTAATGATGTGTATTTGCATATCTGAGATGCAGGTTCACATGTGCAACAAACTTGCTAGTAGGCATGTAAGAGTTGGTCTAGCTAGTCCCAGTGACGTTCCACGTTGCGACATATGTGAAAATGCTCCTGGTACGCGTATTTCCCCTTCTACTTTGCGCGTTGTTTCCTGAAACTCGTGCTGAGGTGTAGTAAATACGTCGTGTTTCCAGCCTTCTTTTACTGTGAAGTGGATGGCAGCTCCCTCTGTTTGCAGTGTGACATGATTGTGCACGTTGGTCGTAAAAGAACACATAGGAGATTCCTCTTGCTCAGACAGAGAGTTGAGGTTTGTTTTTGTACTAAAAAGTGTCTTATGTTTCACTCATTGTGTCGAGTGAGTTGTTAACTTGGTCTTCGTGCTGATCCCACAGTTTCCGGGAGATAAGCCTGGTCTGACTGGGGAGCCCGTTTCACAAGGCATGGCTTCAGCTGAGAACAAGAGAGAGAACAGCCACTTGGGGAGATTAATGGACGAAGACGATCAGCAGAATCATGCAGATTTAGATGCAGGTGCTGATAGAGATGCTAAGATTGGTGCAGGAATGATTGATTTGAATATGCAGCCTCATCGTCTCCATGGCCACGCTGAAAACAATCAGGCAACCTAAACCTAAACCACCTCTTTCAATGTGAAAATTGAATCTTGAATTCTATTTATGTGATCAATTATGCATTAGGCATTAGCTTCTAGTTCGACCCCATGAAGAATGAGACGCGGTATGCTTCTACTTTCTATATATGGGACGGCATTGCTATTCAAGAATTGAAAATAGTTGCGTTTGCATAATCTACTGAGGCATTTTGTTCGCAGGAGTGTGATTGCTTTCTAAACCTCGTTGTTGTGGAACAGGCATTGTAGCTAGGGACTTGCGTGGGATGCTATAATGGCTCGTCGTTTTGCATGGTTTTGCTTTTGGATCACGTCTCAACTATGGGAAGATGAAGATCACGTCTCAACTATGGGAAGATGAAGATGCAGCATTCTTTCTCTGAATAGGTTTGTGGAGCATGATATATCTTTGAGTAGTGAGGGTAGTTGTATAGCTAGTGGGATGTGGTCGAGCAACGGGCTGCTGAAGCTTCTGTTGTCGACTGCAACGTGCATACGCATAGAACTAGCTGCATTGGAGTGGTGTTTTTGCAACCTTAAAACATGTGTGGGAACTGCTGTGGAGAGCTGCTGTTTAAGAACTAGTTTGATCCATGTGTTTTTTGGCATGAGAATTGTGTTTTTGATCCTTTCATGCTCTCTCCCCTCAGGAGAAGAATTTGATTGCTGGTGTTGTGTTTTGAGTTAGTTTGTTTCTCCAATGGCATTTACTAGTCctttaatgaaaatttgcataTATGATTCAATTTTGTACTTAAATGTAGTTACTTTTTCAAAAGTACATATAATCACATTAACCCAGTATTATAATTAATGCTATATTTCTCATATCCACTAAATAGCAGTATAATTATCttactcttaatttatttttacattgtTTATAGTAATATATATTGCATCTATGTGCACGCACTATCTAGTATTGCATGCTGATAAAAAAAAGTATGGCATGCCTTGTCGGGTTAAATCTCAACGGCGAATTTTGTAAAGAATACATAAACTTTGACTCgaaaaatgaagaaattgtGAAGGATAATTGGTGAAGcactgaatcaccaacacctaaactagaaattagaaagcgataaatgacacacggatttacgtggttcggccatcaagacctacgtccacgggaggttcttcgttggtttcactatcTCAAGAGTATTTTACATGTTACAAATGAAGTGTGCTAGAATGAATTGATCCCCCCATGCTAATGCTAAAGctcctatttatagttgtgagaatgaaccctaaaggccttaggcccatgaactctaataattgaACTTAGGCCCAAAACATAATACAATGATCTTATTCCCGAAGTTGAACTATCATACGTAGCTGCGCAGGAAAGGCACTTTGGTGGCGCTGCTCTGACTGCGCAGCGCTGCCGCGCTGCTTtggtctgcgctgctctgctctggtctggctatGCAGCTcggctgcgctgctctggtctgacTGTGCAGCTcggctgcgctgctctggtctggctgcgCGGCTGCACGGGAAGGCTACTTGGCTGCGCAGGAAGGCACCTTGGCTGCATGGGAAGGTTTCTGTGTGCAATCATTCTTCACTCCATCTACTTAGGTGGATTTCTTActcttttatctaagatatcCGATCATACCTGCGCTGTTAGTttctgtaataataataataataatagtaataataaggtaaaataggcttagattgctaagcacagcgctgatgggaattacagtcctcatcagctactccccctagtctagTTGAACAGCGTTCTCTTTGTTCAACTAGTGGTGTGTGGTGTGAagtcagcgctgtgctgctcTCCCGTGTCAATTAAGCATACACGATTCCCTGCGACTTATTAGACAAGAACTGTCAATCTTTGCAAAAATGATAAAGACAAAGTATTTTAATGCTAGAAATAAGTTTAGATAAAAGAGATAGCAATTATTCCTTTTGATTCGTCGAACATCATTAAAGATAATAAGGGCTTAGATAACCTGTGCTGGGAAGACTCAAGTGATCTGTGTTGACAACCTCGCGCTGACTGCGCTGCACCGACTGCGCTGACAACCCCGCGCTGACTGCGCTGCACTACCTGCACTGACAAAGATGATACacttccgcaacgcggcccttaagattacacttccgcaacgcggcccttaagatggtacacttccgcaacgcggcccttaagattacacttccgcaacgcggcccttaagatggtacacttccgcaacgcggcccttaagatggtacacttccgcaacgcggcccttaagattacacttccgcaacgctgcccttaagatggtacacccctgtctaactttcgcggcttacgatattcctgcgcggagcatagacaatctGAACTGACAACGGCTCGGACATTCTGCGCTGAAAActactgagatagctgcgctgagatagctgAGATAGCTGCCTTGAGATGGCTGCGCTGAAGTGGCTGAGATAAATGTCCTTACTGCGCTGAGGTAGCTTCCCTGAGCTAGCTGAAATAACTGCCCTGACTGTGCTGAGATAGCTGCCCTGACTgtgctgagatagctgcgctgagatagctgcCCTGACTGTGCTGAGATAGCTGCGttgagatagctgcgctgaggTAGCTAAGATAACTGAGATAGTTGCGCTGATATAACTGCGCAGAGGTAGCTGAGATAAATatcctgactgcgctgagaagaCCCAAATTCTACTTAAGGCTTTCCCCTCCGAAGCGTGGCTGAATTGCCACTAAAGCTCATTTTCTGCCGAAGCAGCTTTTCCAGCATTGTTAACCATTACTGATGTGCtgtaaattttcaagaaaaatacaGATGGCAACATATACCCTACTCCCTCCCTcttagtaacatgtgcatgattaaaataaacatgttatgtgtatgcTTGTGATTGGTGTTCCTACTTGTGATGCTAGTGACAGGGCTAGTATGACTCTATGGTCCCAAAGTATGTTATCCAAATTATGTTCCAAGCCCTAGCAtgtatgcagaaggtgtgcagcttcgtataCTTGGTCAATTCATATTTTAGacctaggcacatatgcagaagatgtgcagcttccaagacataATATCAAATTCCCAAATCCCTTCAAGAGATAatataaatcatgatttttcTCAAGTGGTAAAGTATAACATTTTCCAAATCTCAATCATGCTTACATGCTTCGATGAAATAACTTAAGATCATGTTTCATACTTACATGCTTTGGTGAAGTAACTTAACATCATGTTTCATTCATACTTACATGCTTCGATGAGACACCTTAAGATCATGTAGTGAGAAATTTCagttctgcgaagtacctgGATCACCACTAGTTAGTGGGTTACCTTTGTTACATTACGGCTTAGACATTCTGTGCTGGGATGTAGAGTTCCTATGTTGAAGACCAGCTTAGATATCCCACAGCACCGCTTAGAAAATTATGCAGCGCAGCTTTAGTAACTCTTCTTGCTTTCATTCCTGCACAGCTTAATAATTTTACTTCATCTTGTTATTCCACTAATTCCTCCTTTTCCTTTGCTGTTGTATCTTTCTTCGCATGATCCTCGCATTCATCAACGAACAATCACAATTAGTTTTCAACTTCATAACACATTCTCATATGaataagaaataaatttttaatcatcatTCGTTTGGTCCTGTCCAGATTTAAGAGTTGAATTCCACCACAACAAGATATCAGCAATAACAACAATTACATTTCATTTACCCCAACCATGATCCATTTTCACAAGAAAATGCGCTGCAAATTCAATTGAATCCCAAGTTAAAAATTCACGATTTCATTAACTTACTAAGTACCCGAATAAGGTAAGAGATAGTGGCAC
The genomic region above belongs to Salvia miltiorrhiza cultivar Shanhuang (shh) chromosome 5, IMPLAD_Smil_shh, whole genome shotgun sequence and contains:
- the LOC130986673 gene encoding B-box zinc finger protein 19-like; this encodes MRTLCDVCEGAAAVLFCAADEAALCRACDDKVHMCNKLASRHVRVGLASPSDVPRCDICENAPAFFYCEVDGSSLCLQCDMIVHVGRKRTHRRFLLLRQRVEFPGDKPGLTGEPVSQGMASAENKRENSHLGRLMDEDDQQNHADLDAGADRDAKIGAGMIDLNMQPHRLHGHAENNQAL